The genomic window AATTGCCGGAGCCCGTGAAGCTGGCGGATCTGCGCGTCAACGAGAGCAAGGTCGGACCGGACGAGCGATTGATTTTTTCGCCTTCGGGGTTTAATGCGCCGTTTGCGCTCGCGCTGGCGGCGGGGAGCGAACGTTTGACGATAACGGGAGATGCCGGCGGGCGCATTCGCATCGCCTCCGGTACCGCCACCGCAAATAAATGAAACGTTCGAGGCCTATCGTACGGGTTGCCAAAGACGGTAACGAAATCCCATCATGAAAACAAATCTGTCGAATTCTTCATCCTCGCCGTTTCCGGGTCAGCGCCCTTACGCTGAACAGGAAGCGCGGTTTTTCTTCGGCCGCGACGCCGAAGCGGATCTCGTCGTACAGGGGCTTCTGAAGTCGCGCGTGACGCTGTTATCGGGTCCGCCGGGCGTCGGCAAAACCTCGCTGCTGAACGCCGGCGTGCTGCCGCGTTTGCGCGCCATGGCGACCGAGCTTGGCCAATCGCAGACCGAGCCGATCGTTATCTTCTGGGACAACTGGCAGGGCGCGCAGGCTGATCCGCTGAACGGCCTGATCGATGAAATCCAGCGCTGCTGCCTTGAAACGCTGCCCGGCTTCGTCGAAGTGCGCGTGCCGCGCGTGCGCGCGCTCGAGCATGTCATCGAATACTGGGCTGCCAAGGCGCCGCTTCTCATCCTGTTCGATCGCTTCGAAGAGTATCTGCTCAATCACGGCGACGAAGACGGCGAAGGAAAATTTTCCGTCGAGTTTCCGCGCGTCGTGAAACGCGCCGATCTGGACGCCCATTTTCTGATCGCGATGCGCGGCGGCGCGCACGCCAAGCTCGGCCGTTTGGCGCAGCGTCTGCCGCAGTTATTCGATCGCTCGTTGCGGCTGAAGCCGCTCAACGTCGATGCTGCGCGCGCGGCAATCGTGCTGCCGATCCAGGCCTGGAATCGCGAGCATCCTGAACGCGCGCCCGTGCACGTCGATTCGACGCTGGTCGATTACGTGATACGGTCGGTCGCGACAGGCGCCGCCGGAGCGGCGACAAGCACGACGAGCGATGACGCCGTTCACGTCGACCCTTACGTCGACCCATGGCCGCTGCAACGCACGATGCAAGAGTTGTGGGAGTCGCAAATCGGCCACGGTGCGCTGGCTGCGCAGACGCAAGGCGAGGCTCGCGAGTTGCGAAGGCCCGTACTCGCCGCCGATGTCGAGCCTGCGGTTCCGGTTTACGCCATCGGGGTAGCTCCTCACGTTGAAATGATGCCCGATGCGCCTCCTGCCACAGCGGAGATAGAGGAGGCGCCGGTCATGGCGCCACGCCGTTGGCGTTCAGCGCGAAGCGGACGCACATTCGCCGCGTTGGCTTTTCTGTTTGTTTGCGCCTACGCGGTGTTCGGCGCGGCCGGCTGGATGGCCGAGGTTCGCGACGAAAACGAGAAACAGCAAGCGCTTTCGGTGCAACAGAAAGCCGATCAGGCGCTGGCCCGCGCCCGCGAAACGCTGGCAAGAGCCGCCCAATGGCAAGCTGCCGGCGAGCAACCGGCTGACGCGAAAGGGCCTGGACTCGCGGGCGGTATCGGCGTCGAAGGCGCCGTGACGCCGCCCGCGTCAAATGCGGACGAGCCGACCGAGCGGCTGGCTGCATCCGCGACAGAAAACATAGCGGACAACGTCGCGGAAAAGCGATCGGCAGATAGCGAGACCCTTCAGCGCAAACCTGACGCCGCCGCAGCCGCAAAGTCCGGCGAGCCTGATCAAAAGCCGACTGGCGTTGAGCGGTCTAGCCCGTCGCTGGCGGCTGCACCTGGTCCGACCCCTGAAGCGGCTGCACCTGGTCCGACCCCTGAAGCGGCTGCGCCTGCGCCCGCCCCTGCACTCGCTGCGCCCGCTTCAACTCCAACCGCCCCTGCCGCCGGGGCAACCGCAACTGCTCCAGTCGCCGGAACCGCTCCAGCCGCTGCTCGTCCTGCCGTTCCTGCGGCCATGAGCAAAGCCGCCCCTGCGGTTCGCGAGGATACCGTTGCGAACCCGGGCGATTCCGCAGCGAATGAAATTCCGGCCTGGGCGCGGGAACCTGCCGTCGATGCCGCGTCAGCAAGCGCTGTCGATGCCGCGCCAGTCGATCCGGCAGCACCCGCGCGAGGGAATTCCGCCGATACAGTCGCACCGGCGCCAGCCAGGACTGTAACGGTCGAAAGACGCCGTCCAACCATCGATGCCAGACAAGAAAAAATCACCGCGCAGAAGATCGCGCCGGCGCGCGCGAAAGACAATCCGCCGCGTCCGGGCGTGCGCGTGCACAGCTCCCCGTCGAATAGCGTGATCGACGCGGTTCGGGCGCAATCTGCGTCTTCGGGGGCGTTGTACCGGGATTCGAGCAAAACATCCGCGCAAAACCGCAACAAGGCGCCGGTGCGCACTGCGAGCAACGACAGAAATGCTGGCGGCGGGGGCGGCCCATCGCCCAGCATCTTCATACACATGCGGGACCAGAGCCAGCTCGCGCAAACCATGCGCCTGAAGCGGCGGCTGGAAGCGAACGGCATCGTCGTATCGGGAATCAAGACCGTCACGCGTGGGCCGGACGATGCGGATTTGCGCTATTTCCGCCGCAACGAGCGCGGCGAGGCGAGGCAAATGGTCAACCTGTTGCAAAGCTTCAATGTGCCAGTCGAAGGGCCGAAATACATCAGCGGCTTCGAATCGACAGCGACGACACGGCAGTATGAGCTCTGGTTTCCCGCCGTAAATTAACAGGCATTGAGAATTTACCGCGCTTTGCCCCAGGCATGTTTACGCGGCGAAGCGCCGCGCGGGTTTACCCTGCTCGAGGTTTTAATCGCGCTCGCCGTGGTGGCAATCGCGCTCGGCGCGGCAGTGCGCGCTGTCGGCGGGGTCACCGATCATGCGCTGGAAGCCAGCGGCCGCATCCTGGCAAGCTGGGTTGCGCAAAACCGGCTGGCCGAACACATTGCGCGGCGCGATTGGCCGGAAGCTGGCGAGAAGCGCGGCACAGTCGAGCAGGGCGCGCGCGATTGGCTTTGGCGGGAAAAAGTCAGCGAGACGCCGAATCCCGGCTTTCGCCGCATCGAAATCAAGGTCGGCGCCGACGGCGATGACGAAGAATACGTGCTCGCGCGCCTGATCGGCTATCTGGCCAATCCGGCCAACAATCCCCCCGAGAATCCCGCGAACCCGCCGAATAATCCGGACGCGAATTCGCCGGATAGCCCTGCCGGCAACCCGCCGAATAATCCGGACGGCAAGGCTCCCGGTAGTCCCGCCGGCAATCCCTCCGGCACTCCCGCGAATAATCCAGCCGGAAGCACATCCGGCAATCGATCATGAGTTCCGCGGATCATCGCTTGCAGAGGCGCCTTCCTGCCGGCTTCACGCTGATGGAAGTGCTGATCGCTCTGGTTATCATGGCGCTGATGTCGGGGATGGCTTTTCGCGGTCTGAGTGCTGTGCTCGACAGCCGCGAACGGCTGGCCGCGGAAAACCGCAAATGGCGCGATATCGCGCTGCTTTTCACGCGCTTCGAGCAGGACCTGACGGCGGCCGTGAACCGGCGAATCCGTGACACCAACAACCTTGTCATTCCGGCTTTCGTCGGCAAGACCGACCCGGTCGGCGCGTACGATGCGCATCTGTATTTCAGCCGTATGGGGGCAGGCGATCAGACCGGCGCCATGTCCGATATCCAGCGCGTCGGTTTCCGCTATCGGGAAGGCGCGATCGAGCAATTGCTGTGGCCGGTGCTCGATCAGGCGCCGCGCAGCAAGCCGGCCGTGATCGAACTGATGCGCGGGGTCAAGGAATTCGAGGTGCGCTATCTGGATCGAACCGGGACCCTGCAAACGCGCTGGCCAGTCACGGCGCAGGCCAATCCGATGCCGACCGCCGTGCAGATCATCGTCGGGCTGGCTTCCGGTGAACGCTTCACACGGATTTTCCTGCTGCCATGATGGGCGCGTTCAGCCTCCCTGCCGCACCGCGCCGGCAACGCGGCATCGCCGTCGTCATGGCCATCCTGATCGCGGCGCTGGCGGCGAGCGTCGCATCGTTCATGATGTGGCAGCAGCAGGTGTGGGCGCGTCAGGTCGAGAATCTGACCTCGCTGGCGCAGGCGAGCGCAGTCAGTCAGGCGGCGCTGGAATGGACGCGGATGATCCTCGCCGAGGACCTGAAAAGCGGCGATATCGATCATCCCGGCGAAATCTGGGCGACGGTCGTGCCGGCGCTACCGGTCGAAGGCGGGAGCATCGCATTGGCCTTGACCGACCAGCAGGGTTTGTTCAATCTGAACAATCTGGTCCGCAACGAGAAGCCCAGCGAGGGCGACATCGAAGCATTCCAACGTCTGCTGATAGCACTCGACTTGAAGCCCGACCTAGCCAACGCCGTTGTCGACTGGATCGATCTCGATAGCGAGGCGATGAGTTCCGGCGGCGCCGAAGACCTCGATTACCTCGCCATGCAGCCGCCTTATCGTGCTGCCAACCAGCCGCTGCTCGATGTCAACGGGCTGATTCGGGTCAGGGGATTCGACGCCGAAGCGGTCGCGCGTCTGCGGCCATTCGTGACGGCGCTGCCGACACCAACGCCCCTCAACGTGAACACGGCGCCGCCGCAAGTGCTGGCGGCGGTATTCGAAGGCTTGACCGTAGATGCCGCGAAATCGCTGGTGGTCAGAGAAGGCAAGTACTACAAAGACAAAACCGAATTCCGCGACCGCATGCCGAAGGGCGGCGCCACGGTGTCCGATCAGACCTTCGGCCTCGGCAGTCAATATTTTCTGGTGACCGGAATCATGCGTTTTGGCCGCGTCCAGATCATCAATCGTGCGCTCTTGGCGCGCTCCGGCGACAGGATCAATGTGATCTGGCGCAAGCACGGAGACTCCTGATTTGTCTACCCTGCAGGTTTATGTCAACGAGCGCCTGGGAGCATTGGCCGACGACGAAACGGTCGCGTGTCCGTGGCTGCTGCGCGATGCGCGCGGCGCGATCAGCCGGGCCGGCGACAATCCGTTGCGCGATATGCCGGCCGCCGACCGCTGCGAACTGGTGGCGCCGGCAAGCCGTGTCCTGCTGACCCAGATCACGTTGCCGACAGGGAACCGGCAAAGGCTGCGGCGCCTGCTGCCGTTCGCCGTCGAAGACCGGGTGATGACCGAGCCGGAGAAAATCCACGCCATCGCCGGCTCGCGCCAGGCCGACGGACAAACCGCCGTCGCCGTAGTCGACAAAGCCTGGCTCGCCGCGGTGCTCGCGCAATTCCGCAACGCGCGGCTGAAGCCGCAGGCGATGTGGGTCGAAACGCTGTTGCCGGCATTGGCGCCGGAAAGCTGGAGCATCGTATGGAAGGGCGGCGAAGGCTTTCTGCGCAGCGGCCTAGCCTCTGGTGTTTTCCTCGATGGTGGGGTGGGTGGCGAGCCGCCGATCGGCTTGCTGCTGGCGCTGCAAGAGGCGCGCGCAGCCATCACAAGCGCCGCAAACCCCGCGAACGCCGCGCCTGCGCAACTAATCGTGCGGCCGGCGCGCGGCGCCGTTCTGCCCGATATTCAACAGTGGGCCGATGCGTTGCAGATCGATGTAGTGGCCGGCGAACGCTGGGACTGGTTCGAGCGCATCGATCGATTGGGCGCGGATGACGGCATCAACCTGATGCAGGATGATTTCGCGCCGCGCAGCGCCGCCCGCGACTGGTTGCCGCGTTTGCGCCCGGCGCTTGTGTTGCTCGGACTGATTATCGCCGTGCAGATCGTGGGCGCCGCTGTCGACTGGTTCGCTCTGCACCGCCAGCGAGACGCGCTGCAGGCAACCATCGAGCAGCGCTTCCGCAGCGCTTTTCCGGACGCCAGGGTGGTGGTCGATGCGCCGCTGCAAATGCGCCGCAATCTTGAGGAACTGCGCCGCGGCGCCGGACAGGCGGAGCCCAATGATTTCCTGCCGCTGCTGGCGCGGGCGACGCGGCTCATCGAAGCGTCCGCCAACCATCGCCTGAGTTCGTTGCAGTACGATGCCGGCGAGCTCAAGGTCGACATCCTGCTGCCCGATGCCGAATCCGCCGAAAAGCTGAAGGACGCGCTGCAAGCGCCGAATCTCGCCGTCAGGCTCGAGGCGATCAATCCGAAGCCCGGCGGCGTCGAAGCGCGCTTCGCGCTGTCAAGCGGAGCGAGTTCATGAAGCAAGGCTTTACGGCTTTCTGGCAGCAGCGCGAGCCGCGCGAACGCGCCATTCTCGCCGGCGGCGCGGCACTGCTGTTCGTTGCGCTGTTGTATGCATTCGTTTGGGAGCCGATCACACAGGATCGCAAACGGCTGCAGACGCGCGTCCCGCAATTGATCGCGAGTGCGCGCCAGATCGAACAGGATGCCGCCGAGATCGAACGCCTGAAGGCGTTGCCGCGCGCGCCGGTTTCGGCGCAAGGTTTGCAGAGCGCCATCGAGCAGGCGGCCGTCGCCGGCAACGTGCGCGAAAAGATCACGCGCGTAACCACTGAAAGCAACAATCGCAGCCGCGTTCAGTTCGCCGAGGTCGCTTTCGATCAATGGCTGGCATGGGTGGCAACGCTGCAGAACGAGCAACGTATCCGCGTGGAAGCCGCCCAGGTCGAGGCGCTGGCCGAACCCGGCATGGTCAAGGTCAACGCGGTTTTCGTCAGCGCCCACCCGAAATGACAGCGGCGCTGCCCCAGCGGCGCCGCACCGCTTCGGCGCCCGCCTCGGGCTGGTTCCGCTGGGTGCCCTTACTCGCCGGTCTCCTGATTTACCTGGTGTTCCTGATTGCGACCTTGCCGGCGACCGTTGCCGGGCGGCTCCTGACCGGGTGGACCGACAATACGGTGCGCCTGGATCGTCCACATGGTACGTTCTGGCGCGGCAGCGCCGATGCGCTGATCATTACCCTCGCGCCGCAGCAGAGCTGGCGTCTGGCCGCGATCGATTGGGACGTGGTTATCTGGCGGCTGGTCAAGGGCGAACTCGCCGCCGCTATCCGCATCGCCGACAGCAAGGCGCCGGCGACAGCGACCTTGAGCTATGGCTGGGGCCGCACCCGGCTGCAGAATGCGGAGGCCGCTTTGCCCGCGAACGACACGCTGCTTGCCATCTGGCCGCAGCTCGGGTTGTGGCAGCCCGGTGGACAATTCCGCTTCGCGACCGCCGATTTTTCCTTCAATGCCGGTAAAAAGGCGGCGACCGGCGATGCCGAACTGCGCTGGCTGAACGCATCGACGAGCCTCAGCAAGGTCAACCCGCTCGGCGATTACCGCGCGGCGATCGGTGCGAGCAGCGACAAAGCCGATATGCGCGTGACCACACTGCGCGGCGCGTTGCAAGTCGAAGGCAGCGGCGCGTGGAGCGCGCAGCGCGGCGCAAGTTTCAGCGGCACGGCGCGCGCCGATGCACAGCAGCGCGCGCAGTTGAACGATCTCTTGAAACTGCTCGGCAAGGAACAGGAGCCCGGCGTATTCAGGCTGGCGTTTTCGGGGGGGCCTTAGCCTGTTATCGAAGCTCTGGCTAAGTCCTCCACTCGCCCTTCGATTAACATTCGAGGCAGAATTCGAACTCGTCGACGTGATCGCCCTTTGGGGTGCTCCCTCCCCACTTGCTGGGGAGGGCCCCGCCGACACGTTAGCCGTAGGCCCGCTTGCGGGAGGCGGGGCCAAGGCGCGCTTCCCGCAAACGGCCGCTCGCGGTAACGTGTCCGCGCGCCGGGTTGGGGGAAGGTTTTAAGGCGGCGCCGTCGGCCTTGCGCCTCAAAGAGAGGGAGAAAACAAGACAGCGCGATTTGCACAATGAAAAATAGAACCGGAGCAAGAAAAACCACGCAAGGCAAGGCTGTAAGGGAGACGCTGGTCGAGTGGGTGTTAGCGCTGTCGCTATTGCTGATGCTGGCGATGGCCAGCCAGTATTCGCGCGCGGCAACGCTATCCGCCGGCTTTGCGGAAACGCAGATCGCGAGCGGGTTGTCGAGTCCGACGGCGATGACGTTCGCGCCGGATGGCCGCTTATTCGTGACGACGCAAGGCGGCGAGCTTCGCGTAATCAAGGATGGTCAACTGCTGGCGCAGCCTTTCCTTGCCGTCAGCGTCGATGCCAGCGGTGAGCGCGGTCTTCTCGGCGTTGCGTTCGATCCGGATTTCGCGCGCAACAACTTCGTTTACATCTATTACACGGTGCCGTCGACGCCGGCTGCCGCGACGCACAACCGCGTCAGCCGCTTCGTTGCCAATGGCGATGTCGCGGCGCCAGGCGAAGCCGTCCTCGTCGAGCTCGACAGTTTGTCCGCGGCGACCAATCACAACGGCGGGGCGATCCACTTCGGCGCCGACGGCAAGCTGTATATCGCGACCGGCGAAAATGCCAACCCATCCAACGCACAAACTCTGGCCAACCGGCTCGGTAAGATTCTGCGTATCAATGCTGACGGCACGATCCCGCCCGACAATCCGTTTTTCAACGAGGCTGCCGGTGTCAATCGCGCAATCTGGGCGCTCGGTTTGCGCAATCCGTTCACCTTCGCGTTTCAGCCGGCTGCCAGTGGAGGGGGGCAGCGCATGTTCATCAACGATGTCGGCCAGAGCAGTTTCGAGGAAATCAACGACGGGGTCGCGCGCGCGAATTACGGCTGGCCCGACACCGAAGGGCCGACTGCCGATCCGCGCTTTCGGGCGCCGCTATTCGCTTATGGCACGGGCAACGGACCGACCGAGGGTTGTGCTATTACCGGCGGCGCTTTCTATAATCCGCCGCTCGCGCAATTTCCGGCCAGCTTTACCGGTTTGTACTTTTTTTCCGATTTCTGCAGCGGCTGGATCCGCCAGCTCGATCCGGCCAATCTCGCTACTGCGCCGTTTTTTGCGACCGGCATCGCGTTTCCGGTCGACCTGCAAGTCGGGCCGGATGGCGCGCTGTATTACCTTGCCCGTGGCAACGGCATGGCGGCCGGCAGTGTGTTCAGAATACGGGCGACGACCAACGATCCGCCGACCGTGCAATTCAGCGCTGCCACCTATGCTGTGAACGAAAGCGCCGGCGGCGCGACGATTACCGTTACCCGCAGCGGTCCGACTGCCGGCGTTGCAACGGTCGATTATCGAAGCGCCGATGGTAGCGCCATCGCCGGCTCCGATTACACCGCCTTCAGCGGGACGCTGACTTTCGCGCCCGGCGATGCGGCGCCGAAAACTTTCAGCGTACCGGTCACCAATGATGCGGCGGTAGAAACGGATGAAACGCTGCGCCTGACTCTGAGCCAGGCGAGCGGGGCGGCGATCGGCGAACCGGCCAGCGCGGTGTTGACACTCGTGAACGATGATGCCGCCGAGAGTGGTGGCGGAGGCGGCTGCACGGTCGGCGGCAGCGATGGGCGCGACGCCGGCTTGGCGCTGCTTGTCGTATTCGCGCTGTTCGGGATGCGCCGCGCGCAGCGATCCGCGCGATGCTGTGGCGGAAGGCGCTAATTGAAACGCCTTTGCCTGATCGGACTATGGCTTCCCTTCCTTCTGGCCGCGCCTGCGGAGGGCGCACAGACGGCTGCCCCCTCGCCAGTGGTGTCCGCCAAAATCGCGGTCGCTGCCGCCCCGCGTTTGCACGTCGACGGCAAGCATTTCAAGGACCCGGGCGGTCGCGTCGTCGTCCTGCGCGGCGTATCGCTGATTGAGCTTCACGACGTCACGCTCAAGCGGCCCGGCCCTGAGTTTATGATCGATCTGGTGACCGACCCGGCGCGCGGCTGGCACGCCAGAGTCGTGCGTCTGCCGGTTTTCCCGGGCTATTACCTGCCCGATCCGCAGGGCTACGTGAAAGAATTTCTGGAGCCGGCGGTCGATTACTGCACGGCAAAAGGCCTGTACTGCATCATCGACTGGCATTACGGCGAAAGCCCGTTCGTGCGCGATGAGGAAACCCGCCGCTTCTGGGCCGACGTCGCGCCGCGCTTCAAGGATTATCCGAATGTTTTCTACGAGATTTTCAACGAACCGGTCACGCCGAAGCCGGCCGACGACAAGATCTGGCGCGCGTGGCGATCGCAAGCGCAGCAATGGGTGGATCAGATCCGCGCAGTCGCGCCCGACAACATTCTCCTGATCGGCGGGCCGCATTTTTCGCAGCAGATTGCCGGCGCCGTCGATTATCCGCTGGAAGGGCGCAACCTCGCGTATGTCGGACATGTCTATCCGGGCGGCTCCTACCCGAATTTTCTCGGCTGGAACCGCGGCAACAAAGGCTGGGAAGAAAACATCGGCGTGGTCGCCGACAAATATCCGGTGTTCGTCACGGAATGGGGCTTCGGTTACGTGCACGCCACCAAGGTTAACGGCACCGTCGAGGATTTCGGCGCGCCTTTCCGGAAATGGGCCGAAGAGAAAGGCGTTTCCTGGACTGCCTGGATCGCCGATTACGACTGGTATCCAAGCATGTTCGAGCGCAACTGGCAGCCGACCCGTTTCGGCGCATTCGTGCAGGCGTGGCTGGCGAGCAAGAAGGCTGAACCCATCGGTGGGCGCTAGCGCGTCAAGGGCGAGGGTTGGACAGGGAATCAAGATTCCCTGTCTGGTATAAAATCATGAGCGCGCTGTGAAAGGCATCAGCAACGCATTACCCTAACTCAAAAAGGACGAATAAGAGCGAGCCGGCGAATGAACCACACAAACAGTTTGCAACGGACTTTGGCATCTTTTACCCGATCGGTTATCTGGTGGCCGCGTTTCAAAACAAGGACGATGCAGAGCAGGTGCAGCGAGATCTGGCGACAGGGGGATATGAGCCGCACGATTGCATCCTGCGCACGGACGAAGAAGTCGCTGCCGCGGCCGAGCGCAATCTCGACGAAAATACCGGCTTCCTAGCGCGATTGAGCAAGAGTGACGAGGCCGTGCAAATCCATCTGGATGCGGCAAAACAAGGCGCGGCGTTTTTGCTTATCTATGCGCCCGGCGATACCGATGCGGCGCGCGCGATGAACGTCATTCGCCGTGTGCCGTTCGAGTTCGCTCACCGCTACCACCGCCTCGCGATCGAAGACCTGAAATGATCGGCGCCCAATCGCACGCGCCCTTGACAGCTAATGCATGCGCTGTGAGCCGCACCTCGCTATCGATCGCGCGTCAGCGGTACGAAGCGGACGGGCAGAATCGGTGTTTGACTGATCGTGCCATCGGCGTTTTTTTCGACGACCACAAGCTGCTGCTCCATGAACGGCGCGCCGACCGGTATCACCATGCGCGCGCCGGGCTTGAGTTGGTCGAGCAGGGCCGGCGGAATATGGTCGGCGACGGCGGTGACGATAATGGCATCGAACGGCCCGTGCTCGGGCCAGCCCTTGTAGCCATCGCCGATGCGCGTAAAGACATGCCGGTAGCTTTCCAGATTTTCCGCGGCCTCGCGGCCGAGGGAGGCGACGATCTCTATCGTATAAACCCGCGCGACCAGCTCGGCCAGGATGGCCGCTTGATAGCCGGAGCCGGTACCGATTTCGAGAACGGTATCATCGGATTCGAGATCGAGCAGATCGGTCATCAGCGCTACGATATAAGGCTGCGAAATGGTCTGCCCCTCGCCGATCGATAGCGGCCGGTTCTTGTAGGCGCTCTCGCGTTGCCCGGCGGGAACGAATTCGTGACGCGGAACTTTCGCCATCGCCGCCATGACGCGCGGATCCAGTTTGGCCCGGCCGGTTTCCGCGCGCGTCAGGGTGACGAGAGCTTCGATATCCTCGAGCATTGCCCGCCGCGGTTCGGCGAATTCGTCGTCCGCAAAAGCGCTCGTTTGTTGCGCGAATGCGAACACGAAAGAGGCAAGGCGAAGGATGCGCAGCATGGTCGGCGGTCCGGGTAGCGTTAAAATCTTTTTAGACGAAGCGAGGGCGGATGGTTGCTGTCAGTGTTCGATTTTACGCGGAACTGAACGACTTTTTGCCGCCCGTGCGCCGACAAAACCGCTTTGCCTATCAGTGCGCGCATGACGTGACCATCAAGAATGCAATCGAAAGCTGCGGCGTGCCGCACACCGAGGTCGACCTCGTGCTGGTCAATGGCCTGTCGGTCGATTTCTCAGAGCGGGTGCGCGATGGCGATGAAATCAGTGCATACCCGGCTTTCCATGCGCTCGCCCCGGCAATTGCGCAACTGCAAAAGTTGCGACCGGGGATTGCCGGCGAGCCGTGTTTCATCGCCGATGCCCATCTCGGCGGCCTTGCCCGCTTGCTCCGCATGCTGGGTTTCGACACGCTGTATCGCAATACCTTTGCCGATCGTGAAATCGCCGGCCTCGCTGCGTCCGGACAGCGCATCGTGCTGACTCGCGACCGCGATCTGCTCATGCACCGCGCCATCGTCCACGGTTATTTCGTGCGGGATGAGCGGCCGCGCGCGCA from Burkholderiales bacterium includes these protein-coding regions:
- the gspL gene encoding type II secretion system protein GspL, with translation MSTLQVYVNERLGALADDETVACPWLLRDARGAISRAGDNPLRDMPAADRCELVAPASRVLLTQITLPTGNRQRLRRLLPFAVEDRVMTEPEKIHAIAGSRQADGQTAVAVVDKAWLAAVLAQFRNARLKPQAMWVETLLPALAPESWSIVWKGGEGFLRSGLASGVFLDGGVGGEPPIGLLLALQEARAAITSAANPANAAPAQLIVRPARGAVLPDIQQWADALQIDVVAGERWDWFERIDRLGADDGINLMQDDFAPRSAARDWLPRLRPALVLLGLIIAVQIVGAAVDWFALHRQRDALQATIEQRFRSAFPDARVVVDAPLQMRRNLEELRRGAGQAEPNDFLPLLARATRLIEASANHRLSSLQYDAGELKVDILLPDAESAEKLKDALQAPNLAVRLEAINPKPGGVEARFALSSGASS
- a CDS encoding protein-L-isoaspartate(D-aspartate) O-methyltransferase, whose product is MLEDIEALVTLTRAETGRAKLDPRVMAAMAKVPRHEFVPAGQRESAYKNRPLSIGEGQTISQPYIVALMTDLLDLESDDTVLEIGTGSGYQAAILAELVARVYTIEIVASLGREAAENLESYRHVFTRIGDGYKGWPEHGPFDAIIVTAVADHIPPALLDQLKPGARMVIPVGAPFMEQQLVVVEKNADGTISQTPILPVRFVPLTRDR
- a CDS encoding glycoside hydrolase family 5 protein — its product is MSAKIAVAAAPRLHVDGKHFKDPGGRVVVLRGVSLIELHDVTLKRPGPEFMIDLVTDPARGWHARVVRLPVFPGYYLPDPQGYVKEFLEPAVDYCTAKGLYCIIDWHYGESPFVRDEETRRFWADVAPRFKDYPNVFYEIFNEPVTPKPADDKIWRAWRSQAQQWVDQIRAVAPDNILLIGGPHFSQQIAGAVDYPLEGRNLAYVGHVYPGGSYPNFLGWNRGNKGWEENIGVVADKYPVFVTEWGFGYVHATKVNGTVEDFGAPFRKWAEEKGVSWTAWIADYDWYPSMFERNWQPTRFGAFVQAWLASKKAEPIGGR
- the gspJ gene encoding type II secretion system minor pseudopilin GspJ, giving the protein MSSADHRLQRRLPAGFTLMEVLIALVIMALMSGMAFRGLSAVLDSRERLAAENRKWRDIALLFTRFEQDLTAAVNRRIRDTNNLVIPAFVGKTDPVGAYDAHLYFSRMGAGDQTGAMSDIQRVGFRYREGAIEQLLWPVLDQAPRSKPAVIELMRGVKEFEVRYLDRTGTLQTRWPVTAQANPMPTAVQIIVGLASGERFTRIFLLP
- a CDS encoding type II secretion system protein M, which translates into the protein MKQGFTAFWQQREPRERAILAGGAALLFVALLYAFVWEPITQDRKRLQTRVPQLIASARQIEQDAAEIERLKALPRAPVSAQGLQSAIEQAAVAGNVREKITRVTTESNNRSRVQFAEVAFDQWLAWVATLQNEQRIRVEAAQVEALAEPGMVKVNAVFVSAHPK
- the gspN gene encoding type II secretion system protein N → MTAALPQRRRTASAPASGWFRWVPLLAGLLIYLVFLIATLPATVAGRLLTGWTDNTVRLDRPHGTFWRGSADALIITLAPQQSWRLAAIDWDVVIWRLVKGELAAAIRIADSKAPATATLSYGWGRTRLQNAEAALPANDTLLAIWPQLGLWQPGGQFRFATADFSFNAGKKAATGDAELRWLNASTSLSKVNPLGDYRAAIGASSDKADMRVTTLRGALQVEGSGAWSAQRGASFSGTARADAQQRAQLNDLLKLLGKEQEPGVFRLAFSGGP
- a CDS encoding PQQ-dependent sugar dehydrogenase; the protein is MLAMASQYSRAATLSAGFAETQIASGLSSPTAMTFAPDGRLFVTTQGGELRVIKDGQLLAQPFLAVSVDASGERGLLGVAFDPDFARNNFVYIYYTVPSTPAAATHNRVSRFVANGDVAAPGEAVLVELDSLSAATNHNGGAIHFGADGKLYIATGENANPSNAQTLANRLGKILRINADGTIPPDNPFFNEAAGVNRAIWALGLRNPFTFAFQPAASGGGQRMFINDVGQSSFEEINDGVARANYGWPDTEGPTADPRFRAPLFAYGTGNGPTEGCAITGGAFYNPPLAQFPASFTGLYFFSDFCSGWIRQLDPANLATAPFFATGIAFPVDLQVGPDGALYYLARGNGMAAGSVFRIRATTNDPPTVQFSAATYAVNESAGGATITVTRSGPTAGVATVDYRSADGSAIAGSDYTAFSGTLTFAPGDAAPKTFSVPVTNDAAVETDETLRLTLSQASGAAIGEPASAVLTLVNDDAAESGGGGGCTVGGSDGRDAGLALLVVFALFGMRRAQRSARCCGGRR
- the gspK gene encoding type II secretion system minor pseudopilin GspK; the protein is MMGAFSLPAAPRRQRGIAVVMAILIAALAASVASFMMWQQQVWARQVENLTSLAQASAVSQAALEWTRMILAEDLKSGDIDHPGEIWATVVPALPVEGGSIALALTDQQGLFNLNNLVRNEKPSEGDIEAFQRLLIALDLKPDLANAVVDWIDLDSEAMSSGGAEDLDYLAMQPPYRAANQPLLDVNGLIRVRGFDAEAVARLRPFVTALPTPTPLNVNTAPPQVLAAVFEGLTVDAAKSLVVREGKYYKDKTEFRDRMPKGGATVSDQTFGLGSQYFLVTGIMRFGRVQIINRALLARSGDRINVIWRKHGDS
- a CDS encoding Mut7-C ubiquitin/RNAse domain-containing protein yields the protein MVAVSVRFYAELNDFLPPVRRQNRFAYQCAHDVTIKNAIESCGVPHTEVDLVLVNGLSVDFSERVRDGDEISAYPAFHALAPAIAQLQKLRPGIAGEPCFIADAHLGGLARLLRMLGFDTLYRNTFADREIAGLAASGQRIVLTRDRDLLMHRAIVHGYFVRDERPRAQISDVIRRFDLAGRLRPFSRCLRCNSKLQPASKDAVRDRLPARTAVTFNEFWSCPCCARIYWKGSHWHRMSRFAAESAASNPATTMH
- the gspI gene encoding type II secretion system minor pseudopilin GspI; its protein translation is MYRALPQACLRGEAPRGFTLLEVLIALAVVAIALGAAVRAVGGVTDHALEASGRILASWVAQNRLAEHIARRDWPEAGEKRGTVEQGARDWLWREKVSETPNPGFRRIEIKVGADGDDEEYVLARLIGYLANPANNPPENPANPPNNPDANSPDSPAGNPPNNPDGKAPGSPAGNPSGTPANNPAGSTSGNRS